In Cheilinus undulatus linkage group 14, ASM1832078v1, whole genome shotgun sequence, a genomic segment contains:
- the LOC121521143 gene encoding G-protein coupled receptor family C group 6 member A-like produces the protein MKQLFGFYIFASVLLRWLSATTGSDGATAPGDIMIGGLFPVHESVTDRMNSSEDRACNRFTVARLVQSLIMVQTVEEINKSGELGNLTLGYHIVDSCADVTTALKNAMSFMKRNTDPSMDGEKKPSPPVLAVIGGYYSEISIAVTRLLNLENIPQVSYGSTCGQLCDKTRFPSFMRTVPEDDHQVRAIISILTRNQWTWVGLVATDSEAGRYAVERLQEHGKNNNICFAFISILPEVLVDKSLEDCISDTVKSITENRNVNVIVSFAKAYHMLDLFRSLLKDPRGRGKVWIASDNWSESTKVLGEWSLSDVGTVFGIIFKSGNTERYREYLQNLDVDPDHHKNNTFLSKYLKIKQKEQARGETGKPNANASEGLVQKIYPSGVNVELAVRAIAKAVADLCVNRDCRTTEITALGGVISRCSNSCLPGFRKHSAQGQLVCCYECHECPLEYFSNTTGALLTVIVGIIFLAHWNTPVVRASVGPICLLLLFSLFFTFASVTLFGGKPKLWQCQAQQVVFGLSFTLCISCIMVKSFKIILAFEFDPSVKRVLKKLYKPYIIIALCFLGQVLICALWLALKSPEPELDKTAERTERLYTCNETSLVAFGAMLSYIGLLALICFGIAFKGRKLPQSYNDAKFITFSMLIYFICWIIFGPVYVSFKNQYCPAVEMVVILISAYGILFCQFITKCYIILFKQKANTKSAFLRDVRNFSLGSVKDEKDGDFVSPSLSLEGIQNPALDVEPPVIDPPRCQSQHSSSDVLPCSLP, from the exons ATGAAGCAGCTCTTTGGTTTCTACATTTTTGCCTCCGTTTTACTCAGATGGTTGAGTGCAACCACAGGTTCTGATGGAGCCACAGCTCCAGGTGATATTATGATTGGTGGATTATTCCCAGTACATGAAAGTGTGACTGATAGAATGAACAGCAGTGAGGACAGAGCCTGCAACAG GTTCACCGTTGCTCGACTGGTCCAGTCTCTGATAATGGTGCAGACGGTggaggaaataaataaaagtgggGAGCTGGGAAACCTGACTCTTGGATATCATATAGTGGACTCCTGTGCTGATGTTACCACAGCCCTGAAAAACGCCATGTCCTTTATGAAACGCAACA CAGATCCCAGCATGGATGGTGAAAAGAAGCCCTCCCCACCTGTCTTGGCTGTCATTGGTGGGTACTACTCTGAGATATCCATTGCAGTTACGAGGCTACTCAACTTGGAAAACATCCCACAG GTTAGTTATGGTTCAACCTGCGGCCAACTCTGTGATAAAACACGTTTTCCCAGCTTTATGCGGACAGTACCAGAGGATGATCATCAAGTTCGTGCCATCATAAGTATTTTAACAAGGAACCAATGGACCTGGGTTGGTTTAGTGGCTACTGATAGTGAAGCTGGTCGCTATGCTGTTGAGCGCCTCCAggaacatggcaaaaacaacaacatctgCTTTGCCTTCATCAGTATTCTCCCAGAAGTTCTGGTTGACAAGTCACTCGAGGATTGTATCAGTGACACAGTCAAAAGTATAACTGAAAACAGAAACGTGAATGTCATCGTGTCCTTTGCCAAAGCTTACCATATGTTGGACCTTTTCAGAAGTCTACTCAAGGATCCTCGAGGCAGGGGGAAAGTTTGGATAGCAAGTGATAACTGGTCAGAATCAACCAAGGTGCTAGGAGAATGGAGTTTAAGTGATGTGGGAACAGTTTTTGGGATCATATTCAAATCTGGAAACACAGAAAGATATAGAGAGTATCTCCAGAATCTTGATGTAGACCCTGATCATCATAAGAACAACACATTCTTGTCTAAATATCTGaagataaaacagaaagaacAGGCGAGAGGGGAGACAGGCAAGCCAAATGCCAATGCCAGTGAGGGATTGGTACAGAAGATATATCCATCTGGTGTTAATGTGGAGTTAGCAGTCAGAGCCATCGCTAAAGCTGTTGCAGATCTCTGTGTCAACAGGGACTGTAGGACGACAGAGATTACAGCCCTTGGAG GTGTGATTTCCAGATGCTCAAACAGCTGTTTACCCGGCTTCCGGAAGCATTCAGCTCAGGGTCAGCTTGTTTGCTGCTATGAATGCCATGAATGTCCCTTGGAATACTTTTCCAATACCACTG GAGCCCTGCTTACCGTCATTGTTGGGATCATCTTCCTCGCACACTGGAATACCCCTGTTGTACGTGCATCGGTTGGCCCgatctgcctcctcctcctcttctcacTTTTCTTCACATTTGCAAGTGTGACATTATTTGGTGGTAAACCCAAGCTTTGGCAGTGCCAAGCACAACAGGTTGTGTTTGGCTTGAGTTTCACCCTTTGCATCTCCTGTATCATGGTCAAGTCCTTTAAGATCATCCTGGCCTTTGAGTTTGACCCCAGTGTCAAGAGAGTATTGAAAAAGCTCTATAAGCCCTATATCATTATTGCATTATGCTTTTTGGGTCAAGTGCTCATCTGTGCCCTGTGGCTCGCCCTCAAGTCTCCAGAACCTGAATTGgataaaacagcagaaagaacAGAGCGTCTGTACACGTGCAATGAGACTTCATTAGTTGCATTTGGAGCCATGTTAAGCTACATTGGTCTTTTAGCTCTCATCTGTTTTGGTATTGCTTTCAAGGGCAGAAAGCTGCCTCAGAGTTACAATGATGCAAAGTTCATTACCTTTAGTATGCTCATTTACTTCATCTGTTGGATCATCTTTGGCCCAGTTTATGTAAGCTTCAAAAACCAGTACTGTCCAGCGGTGGAGATGGTCGTTATTCTCATCTCGGCCTACGGCATCCTGTTCTGTCAGTTCATCACTAAGTGTTATATTATTCTCTTCAAGCAGAAAGCAAACACAAAGAGCGCGTTCCTTCGAGATGTTCGAAACTTTTCCTTGGGCAGTGTCAAGGATGAGAAGGATGGAGATTTTGTCTCACCTTCACTGAGCTTGGAGGGAATCCAGAACCCTGCGTTAGATGTAGAGCCCCCAGTGATAGATCCACCAAGATGTCAAAGCCAGCACTCAAGCTCTGATGTGTTACCATGCTCTCTTCCTTAA